Genomic window (Candidatus Binatia bacterium):
GGTGGTCGCCGATCGCCTGCTCGAGCACGCCGGGCGCCGTCCGCTGACGCTCGTGCGCTGTCCCGACGGCCACCACAAGCAGTGCTTCTTCCAGAAGCACGCTCGCGAGGGACACGGCATCCCGAAGTCGATCCGGCGCGTCCCGATCCCCGAGGACGACGGCGTCGCGCAGTACATGATGATCGAGGACCTCGAGGGCCTGATCGCGCTCGCGCAGCTCGGGACGCTCGAGATCCACCACTGGGGCTGCCACGCGGACCAGATCGAGCGTCCCGACCTGCTGGTGATGGACATCGATCCGGACCCCGAGCTGCCGTGGCAGATCGTGGTCGAGACCGCGTTCGAGCTGCGCCGCCGTCTGCACGACCTCGGCCTCGAGAGCTTCGTCAAGACGACGGGCGGCAAGGGGCTGCACGTCGTCGCGCCGGTCGCGCGGCGCATCGGCTGGGACGACTTCAAGGCCTTCGCGAAGGCGATCGCCGACCGTCTCGCCGCCGATCAGCCGGAGCTCTACACGACGAACCCCGCCAAGGCGGGACGCAAGCGCAAGATCCTGATCGACTACCTGCGCAACGGGCGCGGCGCGACCGCGGTCGCCGCGTACTCGCCGCGCGCGCGTCCGTACGCGACGGTGGCGACGCCGGTCTCGTGGGACGAGCTCGAGCGCGGCGTCGATCCGAAGGAGTTCACGATCACGACGCTGCCGCGCTTCCTCGGCGAGCGCCCGGACCCGTGGGCCGGCTGGCACGACGTCAAGCAATCGATCACCGCGGCGGCGCGCAAGCAGCTCGGGATGCGCTGAGGCCTTCGCGCGAAGGCTGCGTGCGCGCGGGCGTCAGCCGGGCGTCGCCGGGATCGAGCTCGCGGCGATCTCCTCGATCACGAGACGTCCGCGCTGCGGCGCGCCGTCGACGGAGAATCCGTCGCCGTTGGTCCGCGGCTCGTAGGCGAGCACGGGCTTCGCGAGCGGGGTCGCGTCCCGGGTCGAGAAGCTCACGATCAGGCGCTCGCCGGGCTGCGTGGGCAGGGGAGGGAAGCGCACCTCGACGGGCGCGAGCTCGCTCGGCAGCGCGTGGCCGGGCAGCTCGACGGCTCGCACCGGCTCGGGCTCGTCGGCGCGGTGAAGCGCAACTCGCAGCACGAAGTCGCGCTCGCCGTCCGCGCGCGCGCGCAGCCGCAGCCCGGAGAGCACGTCGCCCGTCGCCTCGAGCGGCTGGCGGTACTCGTTGTCGCAGAAGAGACGCGCGGTGCCGGCGACGTCGGGTCGCGGCCGGGGCGCGATGCCCGCGAACACCTGCGCGTAACCGACGAGCGTCGCGAGCGACGTCAGCGCGAGCAGCGCGACGTAGCCGCCCGCGACGACGGCGAAGCGCGCGCGGAACGCGGCCAGCCCCGCGCTCGTCGCCGCGACGGCCAGGACCGGCAGCACCGGAAAGAGGTAGCGCCCCTGCGGCGAGCTCACGCTCTGGTTGAACGAGAGCAGCGCCGCCGTCAAGCACACGACGCCGACCGCGAGCGGCAGCGTGCGCCGCGCGCGGGCGAGCCGTGCGAGCCCGCAGAGCGCCGCGGCGACGAACGGCAGCCAGACGACGTACGCGACGCTCGGACCCGCGACGTGCATCAGCCCGGCCTTGAAGACGAAGGATTCGTAGACGTTGCGGGCGAAGTGCCAGTAATCGACGCCCGCGAACGGCTCCGTGCGGCGGAGGCCGAAGCCGACCCAGGTGTCGCGCACGAGCCGGGCGGTCGGAAACGGCGAGCCGAGCTCGCGCCACTGCTCGACGTACCACCATCCCGCGAGGACGGCAGGCACCACCGCCACCAGCAGCGCGAGCCGGAGCCGCCTCGCCACAGGGCCCGCCGGCGAAAGCGCGAGCGCGAGGAGCGGCACCGGCACGAGCGCGACGCTCGACGCCTTGGTGAGCAGGCCGACCGACAGCGCGAGCCCCGCACAGGCGGCGATGCGCGCCGTCGGCCGCGCGAACAGCAGCACGCTCGCGTACGCGACGCCCGCTCCTGCCGCGGCGGCGAGCGCGTCGTGGTTGAGCGACGCCGAGATGTACTGCAGCTGCGGCAAGCTCGCGGCGAGCGCCGTCGCGACCAGCGGCGGTCCCGTGCCGCCGAGGACGACCCTGGCGAGCTTCCAGGTGAAGAAGAGCAGCACGACGCCGGGCAGGATCGTCAGCAGACGAGCTGCGTGGACGAAGCGCGGACCGTCCGCGTACGGAAAGCGCTCGTCGGGAAAGCCGTGCGCCAGGATGACGCCGGGCGTGCTCGGATCGCGATTGAGCGCGTAGCCGAGGAACACGCGCTCGTAGTCGACGCCGGTCGCGGCCGCGAGCGGCGCGAGCAGCGCGTGGTAGAGCGGCGGGTGGAAGGCCATGCGCACGCAGTCGCCGAGCAGGCGCGGCAGGCGACGATGATCCGCGAGGAAGACCGCGTAGCGTGCGTGCTCGACCTCGTCCGGGTTCTCGAAGGGCGGTGCGACGACCGAATAGCTCGCGGACAGCAGGCAGAAGAAGAGCACGACGCCCGCGAGCAAGCCGTATTCGCCTGATGAGCCTCGTCGCCTCATGAGGGTGGACGTGCCGCCCCGTGTCGTGGGCGCACGGTCTTAGCGGTTTTCACGCGCCGAAGCGAAGCGTGCAGGCGACGACGAGGGAACTACTTGACGGCAACCCGGCCCCGTGCGACGGTCCGCGCGCGCACCCTCCTTCCGCGTGACCCGGAGCCGGTTTCGTCGCCCTTCGCGCAGGGCGTGGCGGAAGGAGGTGCCCCATGTTGCTGCGGGTGCAGTTCGCGGGGGAGACGTTCGCGCGCATCCTGCGCCGCGGCTTCGCCAAGCAGAACCTTTGCGACGCCCAGGTTCTCGAGGTGGTCGCATCGCAGCCGCAAGGCAACGACCTCGGCCCGTTCGAGCTCCTGAACAAGCCGCAGCAGACGCACAAGGGGCTCGTCTTCCTCGACCACATCGAGATCAGCGAGAACCCGCCGCTGCCGTTCGAGGTCGGACCGTCGCGGACCTTCGCGCTCGACGGAACGCCGCTCGAGCACCCGGCGCTGCACTTCGCGCAAAGGGTGACCCTCGGGATCGTGACGTTCCTCGACCTGCACAGCAAGATCAACATGGCGCCGGACGTGCACACGCTCGACGTCACGCTCGTCTTTCGCCTGGCGCTCGAGATGCACTACGCCCAGCGGGCGTTGACCCTGACGCACGTCCAGACCCGCGACGTCACGGTCGGGAAGAGCCTCGCGAAGCTGGCTGCCCGCTTCCAGGTCGGCCTCGAGAGCAAGGACGTCGAAAACATGCTCGCCTCGGCGCTCGCCGAACCGATCGCGCAACCGCTCGGCTTCCTCGACGAGCTCGGCGCGCTCGAGCTGCCGCCGGTCGCACACATGGGGATCGCCGGCAGCGTCGGATTCGGCTCGATCGAGATGCGCTTCGACCTGCGCGAGGGCGGGCAAGCCGGGATCGATTTCGCCGCCTGGCAAGCGTTTCACAACCAGACCGGCGTCGACGACCTGCGCGCGGGACGCGACTGGGCGCTGCTGATCGACCGCGAGATCCTGGTCGGGCGCGGGCGGCGGATGTTCGAGCAGGGGCTCGAGGCGGCGGAGAAGAAGAACGCCTTTCGCCGCAGCGGCGCGCCGATGGCGACCTGGAACGCGTCCCCGCCGCGCATCGATCTCTCGTGCAGCGGCAAGGCGCCGGACGCTCTCAAGTGCCTCGGCCAGGGGATCGACGTCCCGGTGACCGTCAAGGTCGCCTGCGGGCTCGGCATCGCGCAGCGGCAGATCGGCGGACAGACGCGGACGGTGCTGCGCGCCGACGTGAGCGCGTCGCACGACGCCGATCCGGACGCGATCGCCGCGCTCTGCCACGGCGTCACGCACTCGCTCGAGCTCGACAACCTGCTCGACCGCCTCGAGTCGCTGTTCGACGGCAGCTTCGTCGGCGACTTCGTCGGCTGGCTGCAGGGGACGAAGCCGCTGTTCCCGGTCGGCGTCGCCGTGGTGTTCGGACCGGTCGCGCTGCTCGCGCTGTGCGTCGTCGACGTCGTGCTGTTCGCGCTCGAAGGCGACACGTCGAGCACGCTCGACGAGGCGCTCGCCGGCTGCGAGATCCCCGATCCGAGCAATCCCGACGTGCAGGTCTGCTACCTGCAGCTTTCGGTCGAGCCGGGTCCGGGCGCGGACTATGGCTTGACGCTCGATGCGGCCAGCGGTCGGTCCGACGGGCTCGTGCTCGCGGGCAACGTCTCCGTCGGCGGGCTCGCGCGCCCGACGATCGAGGTCGTGCCGGGGACGCTCGCGTGGGTCGAGCCGCGCAAGACGTGCGACGGGCCGCTCCACTGGAGCGCCAACGGCTCGATCCTCGTCAAGCAAACGGCAGGCGACTGGCCGGTCACGGTGTGCGCGACCTTCCCCGACACGATTGCGTTTCAGGGGCTGCCGCCGAGCAAGGACTACGACAAGTTCGTGCGCAGGTCCGTGCTGTCCGACAAGCCCCGCGAGGTCGAGCTCGCGATCTCGATCCCGGCGGGGGAGATCCCGCCGGCTGCGGCGTGCTTTCGCACGCACGTCGTGACCAGCGCGGGCGTACGCCTCGTCTGGATCCCGTTCCCGCCGCCGCTCGATCCGCAGGTCGCCCAGGAGGGCGAGTTCTGGGCGCAGGCCTGGCGCGTGGCGTACTGCGAGACGCTGGTCGACGACTGGACGCGCTACTTCCAGAAGTACAACCCGCGCTGGTCGATCGACCCGCCGCCCTACGAGCACCCGTACGAGAAGCGGCTGTGGGTCGTGCTCGGCGAGCGCTTCTGGGTGGCCGACCGCGTCCTCGCCTACGACGGCGGGCGCCGCCTGGTCGAGGCCTACGCCGACCACGAAGGCCGAGTGAGCTTCGGCGTGCTCGCCGACGGCGACGAGCTCGTGCTCGAGCGCCAGCCGCCGCTCGTGCGCGGCACGATCGGCTCCGTGCTCTACGGTCACCACGTCGAGCAGGCGCGCTCCGAGCGCCCGGCGCGGCTCCAGCCGCTCGACGAGGAGCGCGCCGCCGACGCGCGCCGTCCCTCGCTCGCCGTGCACCAGCTCCAGCTCCTCGAGTACGCGCGCGTCCCGGTCGCGGTGGATGCTGCGCAAATCGAGGGCGTGCTCACGGGCCGCGGCGTGCGCTTTCGGGTGCGCGGCCGCGGCGGCGAGAGCGCGGTCGAGATCGATCGGCACGGCGTCGTGTCGCTGCGCCGCCGGCGCGCGGGACGGGCGGCGGACGCGTCAGCTCGCCTCGCCGAGCGCTCGCTCGACGCGAGCCTCGTCGTGCGCGACGCGCGTGCGGCGATGCTCGGGCTCGCGCCCGCGCAGCTCGAGGTGCTGCGCGACGAGTGCCGCGAGCTGCGCAGCGTCGGCGGCGGCGTCGAGCTCGCCGCGACCTACACCGCCGGCACCCCATGGTGCTACCGCGCGGCGCAGGTCGGCGACTGGTTCGCGCAGCTCGACGACGCGACGGCGACGCTCGGCCTCTACCGCGTCGGTGGCCGGGTCAGGTTCCCGGTGCGGGAGACGCACCGGATGCCGTAGCGCGAGGGCCTACACCGCCTCGTCGAGCTCCTCGAGCGTGCTTGCGTCGCCGAGCAGCGCCTGGGCCTGGGACATCGGCAGCTGCTCGACGTCGCGCAGCTTGCGCTCGATCGCGCGCGAGCGGCGGGCGGCCTGCTCCATCGTGGTCGACGCCTGGTCGAGCTTCTTCTTGACGCCGTCGAGCACCTCGCCGAACTTGCGGAACTCCGTCTTGACCGCGCCGAGCAGCTTCCACACCTCGCTCGAGCGCTCCTGGATGGCGAGCGTGCGGAAGCCCATCTGCAGGCTGTTCAGCAGCGCGACGAAGGTCGACGGGCCGGCGACGACGACGCGGTGGTCGCGCTGCAGCGTCTCGAGCAGGCCCACACGACGTGCGACCTCGGCGTACAGACCCTCGGTCGGCAGGAACATGATCGCGAAGTCCGTGGTGCGCGGCGGGTTGATGTACTTGACGCAGATGTCCTTGGCGCACGCCTGCACGCGGCGCTCGAGCGCCTTGACGGCCGCGTCGTGCGCTTCGCGGTCGGCCGCCTCCGCGGCGTCGACCAGGCGCTGGTAGTCCTCGAGCGGGAACTTGGCGTCGATCGGCAGCCACACCCACTCGCGCGATCCGTTGCCGTTGCCATTGCCGGGCAGCCGGATCGCGAACTCCACGGCCTCGAGCGTGCCTTCGCGCACGCGCACGTTGCGGTCGAACTGCTCGGGCGCGAGCACCTGCTCGAGCAGCGCCGCGAGCTGCACCTCGCCCCAGCCGCCGCGCGTCTTGACGTTGCTCAGCACCTTCTTGAGATCGCCGACGCCCGACGCGAGCGACTGCATCTCGCCGAGCCCCTTGTGCACCTGCTCGAGGCGCTCCGAGACCTGCTTGAAGGACTCGCCGAGGCGCTGCTCGAGCGTGCCGTGCAGGCGCTCGTCGACGGTCTGGCGGACGAGCTCGAGCTTCTCGGCGTTGTCGCGGTGCATCTGGCCGAGGCGCTCGTCGACCGTCGCGCGCAGGCGCTCGAGGCGGCCCTCGTTGCTCTCGGTGAGGCGATCGAGGCGCTGCTCGACCGTCTGCAGGAGGCCGGTGAGCTGCTGCCCGAACTGCTCGAGCTGCGTCTGCTGAAGCCGCGCGATGTCGGTGGTGCGGCTGTGCAGCGAGTCGCCGAAGGCGCCGAGGCTGCGCGCGAGCTCCTCGCGGGTCTCGCGCGCGACGCTCGACGCCTCGCGGCGGTTGCGCTCGCCCTCGTCGCGCACCGTGCTCTCGGTGCGGTCGTGGCGCTCGCGGAGCTGCTCGAGCGCGTCGAGGACCGGCGCCAGCTCGTCGCGGCGCGGGCGGCGCAGGGCGACGATCAGCAGCACGATCGTGAGCAGCGCGGTGGCGGCGGCCGCGACGTACAGGACGTCGACCGATTCGATGATGCCCGCCAAGTCCGTCATGCCGTCGCCTCCCTCCTGCGCCTTTCGCACCGCGGGCCGCGGGCGCCCTCGGAGCCTCGATCGGCTCCGAGC
Coding sequences:
- a CDS encoding glycosyltransferase family 39 protein, whose protein sequence is MLAGVVLFFCLLSASYSVVAPPFENPDEVEHARYAVFLADHRRLPRLLGDCVRMAFHPPLYHALLAPLAAATGVDYERVFLGYALNRDPSTPGVILAHGFPDERFPYADGPRFVHAARLLTILPGVVLLFFTWKLARVVLGGTGPPLVATALAASLPQLQYISASLNHDALAAAAGAGVAYASVLLFARPTARIAACAGLALSVGLLTKASSVALVPVPLLALALSPAGPVARRLRLALLVAVVPAVLAGWWYVEQWRELGSPFPTARLVRDTWVGFGLRRTEPFAGVDYWHFARNVYESFVFKAGLMHVAGPSVAYVVWLPFVAAALCGLARLARARRTLPLAVGVVCLTAALLSFNQSVSSPQGRYLFPVLPVLAVAATSAGLAAFRARFAVVAGGYVALLALTSLATLVGYAQVFAGIAPRPRPDVAGTARLFCDNEYRQPLEATGDVLSGLRLRARADGERDFVLRVALHRADEPEPVRAVELPGHALPSELAPVEVRFPPLPTQPGERLIVSFSTRDATPLAKPVLAYEPRTNGDGFSVDGAPQRGRLVIEEIAASSIPATPG
- the rmuC gene encoding DNA recombination protein RmuC; its protein translation is MTDLAGIIESVDVLYVAAAATALLTIVLLIVALRRPRRDELAPVLDALEQLRERHDRTESTVRDEGERNRREASSVARETREELARSLGAFGDSLHSRTTDIARLQQTQLEQFGQQLTGLLQTVEQRLDRLTESNEGRLERLRATVDERLGQMHRDNAEKLELVRQTVDERLHGTLEQRLGESFKQVSERLEQVHKGLGEMQSLASGVGDLKKVLSNVKTRGGWGEVQLAALLEQVLAPEQFDRNVRVREGTLEAVEFAIRLPGNGNGNGSREWVWLPIDAKFPLEDYQRLVDAAEAADREAHDAAVKALERRVQACAKDICVKYINPPRTTDFAIMFLPTEGLYAEVARRVGLLETLQRDHRVVVAGPSTFVALLNSLQMGFRTLAIQERSSEVWKLLGAVKTEFRKFGEVLDGVKKKLDQASTTMEQAARRSRAIERKLRDVEQLPMSQAQALLGDASTLEELDEAV